Proteins encoded together in one Streptomyces rubradiris window:
- a CDS encoding MFS transporter, which translates to MSNASPTIKAAPGARPSPGDAVPWATLSTVMIGMFMAILDSFIVVVAGPAIQTELKATASELQWVLAGYQLSYAVVLITGGRLADLYGRRRIFVIGTAVFTLSSLACAVAGGPGVLIGARIVQGLGAALMVPQVFTVITLTVSAQSRHRVFGVLGVVMGMASVSGQVVGGLLIGADLFGSGWRSVFWVNIPIGVATILLALAHVPESRAERTRKLDVPGVLVLSAALLLLTYPLIQGRDAGWPWWTWACFAASAVAFALFAVLERAVDRRGGEPLIKPSLFAQRSFSLGIVLVLTVYALLTSYYLALSVSMQEGLGMSALGAGLVYAPAAVTFFVCGLVAGRLVPKYGRRVLETGAVVLSAGYLTTAVVLLSGPRLTPLLVIPTLMLQSVGGGLLITPLLNTVLARIDPQTAGMASGSLSTAQQVGAALGVAVVGAVFFHAFRTGAASGDRVHAAGHAFALTSLTACAIAALAALLVFLLPKAPPTKA; encoded by the coding sequence GTGTCGAATGCCAGCCCCACCATCAAGGCCGCGCCCGGCGCGCGGCCGAGCCCAGGGGACGCGGTGCCCTGGGCCACGCTGTCGACCGTCATGATCGGTATGTTCATGGCGATCCTGGACTCGTTCATCGTCGTCGTGGCCGGCCCGGCCATCCAGACCGAGCTCAAGGCGACCGCGAGCGAGCTGCAATGGGTCCTCGCCGGTTACCAGTTGAGCTACGCCGTCGTCCTGATCACCGGAGGGCGGCTCGCGGACCTCTACGGACGCAGGCGCATCTTCGTCATCGGGACGGCGGTCTTCACGCTCTCGTCCCTCGCCTGTGCCGTGGCCGGCGGCCCGGGCGTGCTCATCGGCGCCCGCATCGTCCAGGGCCTCGGCGCGGCCCTGATGGTGCCGCAGGTCTTCACCGTCATCACGCTGACCGTCTCGGCGCAAAGCCGGCACCGTGTCTTCGGCGTCCTCGGGGTCGTCATGGGGATGGCCTCGGTCAGCGGTCAGGTGGTCGGCGGCCTCCTGATCGGCGCGGACCTCTTCGGCTCCGGCTGGCGCTCGGTGTTCTGGGTGAACATCCCCATCGGCGTCGCCACCATCCTGCTGGCCCTCGCGCACGTACCGGAGTCGCGGGCGGAGCGGACCCGCAAGCTCGACGTGCCCGGTGTCCTGGTCCTCAGCGCGGCCCTGCTGCTGCTCACCTACCCGCTCATCCAGGGCCGGGACGCCGGCTGGCCCTGGTGGACGTGGGCCTGCTTCGCGGCGAGCGCCGTGGCGTTCGCGCTCTTCGCCGTGCTGGAGCGAGCTGTCGACCGGCGCGGCGGTGAGCCGCTCATCAAGCCGTCACTCTTCGCCCAGCGCTCGTTCTCGCTCGGCATCGTCCTGGTCCTCACCGTGTACGCGCTGCTGACCTCGTACTACCTGGCGCTGTCCGTCTCGATGCAGGAAGGGCTGGGCATGTCGGCCCTCGGCGCGGGGCTGGTCTACGCGCCGGCGGCGGTGACCTTCTTCGTCTGCGGTCTGGTCGCCGGGCGGCTCGTGCCCAAGTACGGCCGCCGCGTACTGGAGACCGGTGCGGTCGTCCTCTCGGCCGGCTATCTGACGACCGCCGTGGTCCTGCTGTCCGGGCCGCGTCTGACGCCCCTGCTCGTCATCCCGACGCTGATGCTGCAGAGCGTAGGAGGCGGACTGCTGATCACCCCGTTGCTCAACACGGTCCTGGCGCGGATCGATCCGCAGACCGCGGGGATGGCCTCCGGATCGCTGTCCACCGCTCAGCAGGTCGGTGCGGCGCTGGGGGTGGCGGTCGTCGGAGCGGTGTTCTTCCACGCCTTCCGCACGGGTGCCGCCTCGGGCGACCGGGTGCACGCGGCGGGACATGCGTTCGCGCTGACGTCCCTGACGGCCTGCGCCATCGCGGCGCTCGCGGCCCTGCTGGTGTTCCTCCTGCCGAAGGCGCCGCCGACGAAGGCGTGA
- a CDS encoding TetR/AcrR family transcriptional regulator: MTGVQNGEASEAVVDRPARRRSATATRAALRTAAAFRFGKYGYEGTSVRDIAGDVGVDAALVYRYFGSKEALFNDVTGAGKIFEPLLQEPVEAIPDWLCAMLLGAPKDGEFTHPVLSVLRSSGKGEAVARLRADFSEVFSTRLAARLGGPDAELRAELLAAWMLGTSLVLTEIRPPALQSAPDAKLEKYLRSVIATLLGPAALDGGTPETADCGRAAGDPCATMPTGNGGEAD; this comes from the coding sequence GTGACGGGAGTACAGAACGGCGAGGCGTCGGAAGCGGTGGTCGACCGGCCCGCCCGGAGGCGTTCGGCCACGGCCACGCGCGCGGCGCTCAGGACCGCCGCGGCCTTCCGGTTCGGCAAGTACGGATACGAGGGCACCAGTGTGCGCGACATCGCGGGTGACGTGGGCGTGGACGCGGCTCTCGTCTACCGTTACTTCGGCTCGAAGGAAGCACTGTTCAACGACGTGACGGGTGCCGGCAAGATCTTCGAGCCCCTGCTCCAGGAGCCGGTGGAGGCGATACCCGACTGGCTCTGCGCCATGCTCCTGGGGGCGCCGAAGGACGGGGAGTTCACCCACCCGGTGCTCTCGGTGCTGCGGTCCTCCGGCAAGGGCGAGGCGGTGGCGCGGCTGCGGGCGGATTTCAGCGAGGTGTTCTCCACGCGCCTGGCGGCCCGCCTCGGCGGCCCGGACGCGGAGCTGAGGGCGGAGCTCCTGGCGGCCTGGATGCTCGGTACCAGTCTCGTCCTCACGGAAATCCGCCCCCCGGCGCTCCAGTCGGCGCCGGACGCCAAGCTGGAGAAGTATCTCCGGTCGGTCATCGCGACGCTCCTCGGCCCGGCGGCACTTGACGGAGGGACACCCGAGACGGCGGACTGCGGCCGGGCCGCGGGCGACCCCTGCGCCACGATGCCGACCGGGAACGGGGGAGAAGCCGATTGA
- a CDS encoding UDP-glucose dehydrogenase family protein: protein MPAQRVAVVGTGYVGLTTGACLASLGHAVVCADADPRKVERLRAARVDILEPGLPETVRDALEAARLEFTEDTAAAVAQAEVVFLCLPTPMGAGGAADLAAVEAVAEQIRDVLAPGCVVVNKSTVPVGTSERVAALLGRADVSVVSNPEFLREGRAVHDFLHPDRIVIGAARRDAARRVADLYAALDAPLVLTDPASAELTKYAANFFLAMKLSFANNLATACERFGADIGDVTEGIGRDPRIGSSFLLPGPGWGGSCLPKDTHALLTVCEQAGVDFPLLRATIDTNVAHQRRLVERIAAACGRGPDGSLHGVRLALYGLTFKAGTSDLRDSPALAVARLLRERGAELTAYDPALCDEQPDLSDLAELADDPVRAAEGAAACVVLTEWPQLRDLDWAAIAARMTGREVHDFRNLLDPDRLARAGLSWQGVGRASTPARVA, encoded by the coding sequence GTGCCTGCTCAACGCGTCGCCGTGGTCGGTACCGGTTACGTCGGACTGACCACCGGTGCCTGTCTCGCCTCCCTCGGCCATGCCGTGGTGTGCGCGGACGCCGACCCCCGCAAGGTGGAACGGCTGCGCGCGGCCCGGGTGGACATCCTGGAGCCCGGCCTGCCCGAGACCGTCCGGGACGCCCTGGAGGCGGCCCGGCTGGAGTTCACCGAGGACACCGCGGCCGCCGTCGCTCAGGCCGAGGTGGTCTTCCTGTGCCTGCCCACGCCCATGGGCGCGGGCGGCGCCGCCGATCTCGCCGCCGTGGAGGCCGTCGCGGAGCAGATACGTGACGTACTGGCGCCCGGCTGCGTGGTCGTCAACAAGTCGACCGTGCCGGTGGGCACCAGCGAGCGCGTCGCCGCACTGCTCGGACGCGCTGACGTGTCCGTCGTGAGCAACCCCGAGTTCCTGCGCGAGGGCCGCGCCGTCCACGACTTCCTGCACCCCGACCGGATCGTGATCGGCGCCGCCCGCCGGGACGCCGCCCGGCGGGTGGCCGATCTGTACGCCGCGCTGGACGCGCCGCTGGTGCTCACCGACCCGGCGAGCGCCGAACTGACCAAGTACGCGGCGAACTTCTTCCTCGCGATGAAGCTCTCCTTCGCCAACAACCTCGCCACCGCCTGCGAGCGGTTCGGCGCCGACATCGGTGATGTCACGGAGGGCATCGGGCGGGACCCGCGCATCGGCTCCTCCTTCCTGCTGCCCGGGCCCGGCTGGGGCGGCTCCTGCCTGCCGAAGGACACCCACGCCCTGCTCACCGTGTGCGAGCAGGCCGGGGTCGACTTCCCGCTGCTGCGCGCCACGATCGACACCAACGTCGCCCATCAGCGCCGGCTCGTCGAGCGGATCGCCGCCGCGTGCGGGCGCGGCCCGGACGGCTCGCTGCACGGCGTACGACTCGCCCTGTATGGGCTGACGTTCAAGGCAGGCACCTCCGACCTGCGCGACTCGCCCGCGCTCGCCGTCGCCCGGCTGCTGCGCGAGCGGGGCGCCGAACTCACCGCGTACGACCCGGCCTTGTGCGACGAGCAGCCCGACCTGAGCGATCTGGCCGAGCTCGCCGACGACCCGGTGCGGGCGGCGGAGGGGGCCGCGGCCTGTGTCGTCCTCACCGAGTGGCCGCAGCTGCGCGACCTCGACTGGGCGGCGATCGCCGCGCGCATGACGGGCCGCGAGGTCCACGACTTCCGCAACCTGCTGGACCCGGACCGGCTCGCCCGGGCCGGACTGAGCTGGCAGGGCGTCGGACGCGCGAGCACACCGGCACGGGTGGCATGA
- a CDS encoding glycosyltransferase: MRVLCTTLGSPSHGRAQLPLLRALAKAGHQVVVVTTEALAPVFHDDDVEVRAVLPQFDPAALIAPHLGELQESDDLSLSSPVLLRLLMRALAGPGLKPHLDILAPIARDFRPDLILRDGMDMAAVLTAERLGVPQLPTPSGFSNTIEPEEVLPRLNERRRELGLPERDDPLSLVAHGRVDYVPPSHSFCRHLPPTLSYRQTVDVERHQVLPGWVVELPTDRPLVYAAIGTALPVVREQMDAGANPLPVEIPDVAESLKAILGAAAELDDCTVVVSTSGIPVDTEGLPGHVRVTERVPQPLLLESVDLFLTHGGFNSVREALRTGTPLAVLPHFGDQHTNAERVAELGLGGHITDRSARGITDMCRTLLADPAPRARMRAAQLAMLTLPDIEQAVGDLEGIAG; the protein is encoded by the coding sequence ATGCGAGTCCTGTGCACCACGCTCGGCAGCCCCTCACACGGGCGTGCTCAACTGCCCCTGCTGCGCGCCCTCGCCAAAGCCGGGCATCAGGTCGTAGTGGTCACCACCGAGGCCCTGGCCCCCGTGTTCCACGACGACGACGTGGAAGTCCGCGCCGTCTTACCGCAGTTCGACCCGGCCGCCCTGATCGCCCCGCATCTCGGCGAGCTCCAGGAGAGCGACGACCTGTCCCTGTCCTCCCCGGTCCTGCTGCGCCTGCTGATGCGCGCCCTGGCCGGTCCGGGCCTCAAGCCGCACCTGGACATCCTCGCCCCCATCGCCCGGGACTTCCGGCCCGATCTGATCCTGCGGGACGGCATGGACATGGCCGCGGTGCTCACCGCCGAGCGGCTGGGCGTGCCGCAACTGCCGACGCCCTCCGGGTTCTCCAACACCATCGAGCCCGAAGAGGTACTGCCCCGGCTCAACGAGCGGCGCCGGGAGCTGGGCCTGCCCGAGCGGGACGATCCGCTGTCCCTCGTGGCGCACGGCCGTGTCGACTACGTACCGCCCTCCCACTCCTTCTGCCGGCACCTGCCGCCGACGCTGTCCTACCGGCAGACGGTGGACGTCGAGCGGCACCAGGTGCTGCCCGGGTGGGTCGTCGAACTGCCCACGGACCGGCCCCTGGTGTACGCCGCGATCGGCACCGCCCTGCCGGTGGTGCGCGAGCAGATGGATGCCGGGGCCAACCCGTTGCCGGTGGAGATCCCCGACGTCGCCGAGAGCCTGAAGGCGATCCTGGGGGCCGCGGCCGAGCTGGACGACTGCACGGTGGTCGTGTCGACCTCCGGGATTCCGGTGGACACCGAAGGGCTGCCCGGGCACGTCCGCGTGACCGAGCGGGTGCCGCAGCCGCTGCTGCTGGAGTCGGTGGACCTGTTCCTCACCCACGGCGGCTTCAACAGCGTCCGCGAGGCCCTGCGCACCGGCACTCCGCTGGCGGTGCTGCCGCACTTCGGGGATCAGCACACCAACGCGGAGCGCGTGGCGGAGCTGGGACTGGGCGGACACATCACCGACCGCAGCGCGCGAGGCATCACCGACATGTGCCGGACGCTGCTCGCCGACCCGGCACCCAGGGCGCGGATGCGGGCGGCCCAGCTGGCGATGCTGACGCTGCCGGACATCGAGCAGGCGGTCGGCGACCTCGAGGGGATCGCCGGGTAG
- the argJ gene encoding bifunctional glutamate N-acetyltransferase/amino-acid acetyltransferase ArgJ produces MPTMGPKGFRSVTRNMGLKDVEDDFAAVVSEVPARSAAVFTRSRFAGPSVVLSREAAPRQQSRGMVVLSRNANVATGSTGAANAAEVRRRVAEIVGIDPEELVIGSTGVIGRPYPMESIRAGIDALSWPFPEADYAAAAAAIMTTDTRPKYLSVRVGDAVLAGIAKGVGMIEPNMATLLTFFFTDADIPAAELDALFRRVMDRTFNALSIDTDTSTSDTAAIFANGLAGPVDLAEFEQALYTVALHLVRDIASDGEGASKLIEVQVTGARDDAQAKRVGKSVVNSPLVKTAVHGADPNWGRVVMAIGKLEDETDIEPPRVRVWFDDLPMHPEEPSDALLEQAARYLTGEEVVIRVDLGIGDGAFTVYGCDLTEGYVKINADYTT; encoded by the coding sequence ATGCCGACGATGGGCCCGAAGGGCTTTCGCAGCGTGACCAGGAACATGGGGCTCAAGGACGTCGAGGACGACTTCGCGGCCGTCGTCTCCGAGGTGCCCGCCCGCTCCGCCGCCGTGTTCACCCGGTCGCGCTTCGCGGGACCGAGCGTCGTCCTCAGCCGTGAGGCGGCGCCCCGGCAGCAGAGCCGCGGCATGGTCGTGCTCTCCCGGAACGCCAACGTCGCGACCGGCAGCACGGGCGCGGCCAACGCGGCCGAGGTGCGCCGCAGGGTCGCCGAGATCGTCGGCATCGACCCCGAGGAACTGGTCATCGGCTCCACCGGGGTGATCGGCCGGCCCTACCCCATGGAGAGCATCCGGGCCGGAATCGACGCGCTGTCCTGGCCGTTCCCGGAGGCGGACTACGCGGCGGCGGCCGCGGCCATCATGACGACGGACACCCGGCCCAAGTACCTCAGCGTGCGGGTCGGTGACGCCGTGCTCGCCGGTATCGCCAAGGGCGTGGGCATGATCGAACCGAACATGGCCACCCTGCTGACCTTCTTCTTCACCGACGCGGACATCCCGGCCGCCGAACTCGACGCCCTGTTCCGCCGGGTGATGGACCGCACGTTCAACGCCCTGAGCATCGACACCGACACCTCCACCAGCGACACCGCCGCAATCTTCGCCAACGGCCTGGCCGGTCCCGTCGACCTCGCCGAGTTCGAGCAGGCGCTGTACACCGTCGCCCTGCACCTCGTCCGCGACATCGCCTCCGACGGCGAGGGCGCCAGCAAGCTCATCGAGGTCCAGGTCACCGGGGCCCGCGACGACGCCCAGGCCAAGCGGGTCGGCAAGAGCGTGGTCAACTCGCCCCTGGTGAAGACGGCCGTGCACGGGGCCGACCCCAACTGGGGCCGGGTCGTGATGGCCATCGGCAAGCTGGAGGACGAGACCGACATCGAACCGCCCCGGGTACGGGTCTGGTTCGACGACCTCCCCATGCACCCGGAGGAGCCGAGCGACGCGCTGCTGGAGCAGGCCGCACGGTATCTGACCGGCGAGGAGGTGGTCATCCGGGTGGACCTCGGCATCGGCGACGGCGCGTTCACCGTCTACGGCTGCGACCTCACCGAGGGCTACGTCAAGATCAACGCCGACTACACCACCTGA